The proteins below are encoded in one region of Helianthus annuus cultivar XRQ/B chromosome 2, HanXRQr2.0-SUNRISE, whole genome shotgun sequence:
- the LOC110872763 gene encoding protein HOTHEAD: protein MKINDNKKLSLFIFLFSSSLATLITPSQGDYKEWQTRYPFIRESSSFSSSSPPSSSLSKGGGKGYDYIVVGGGTAGCPLAATLSQKYKVLLLERGGVPFTNRNVSFLSNFHLTLADLSDTSPSQYFVSNDGVYNARARVLGGGTAINAGFYSRASASYVKRVGWDAKLVNESYPWIEKQIVKVPLFEPWQKAVHDGLLDVGVSPDNGFTYDHLYGTKVGGTIFDQYGRRHTAAELLSSANPQNIDVLIHARAQRIMFDTTGKKPRAVGVVFKDENGVEHEAFISRRRGSEVILTCGAIGSPQLLLLSGIGPKADLEKLNISVVHDNRFVGKDMSDNPMNAIYVPFNKPVKQSLIETVGITNKGVYIEASSGYGQSKDSITCHHGIASAEIGQLSTIPPKQRTREAIESYKRNKKDIPYEAFHGGFILSKIAFPKSKGELKLINTNADDNPFVTFNYFSHKEDVKACVNGIRIMEKLVRSEPFLNFTQCDSKTVDKLLNMSVTANVNLIPRHTNDTESLEQFCRDTVITIWHYHGGCHVDQVVNKDYEVMGVHRLRVVDTSTLDQSPGTNPQATVMMMGRYMGVKILRERVAKTKAKGLQR, encoded by the exons ATGAAAATCAACGACAACAAGAAGCTCTCTCTCTTCAtttttctcttttcttcttctcttgcCACCCTCATCACCCCCTCTCAAG GTGATTACAAAGAATGGCAAACTCGATACCCTTTCATCCGAGAGTCAAGCTCattctcatcatcatcaccaccatcatcatcgttATCCAAAGGTGGAGGAAAGGGGTATGACTACATTGTTGTAGGGGGTGGTACAGCAGGGTGTCCATTGGCAGCCACATTGTCCCAAAAATATAAGGTGTTGTTACTTGAAAGGGGTGGTGTCCCTTTTACAAACAGAAATGTGTCCTTTTTGTCAAATTTCCATCTTACCCTTGCGGACCTTTCTGATACTTCTCCTTCACAATATTTTGTGTCTAATGATGGAGTCTACAATGCAAGAGCTAGAGTTTTGGGTGGTGGTACTGCCATCAATGCAGGGTTTTACTCCCGAGCAAGCGCAAG TTATGTTAAGAGAGTGGGATGGGATGCAAAATTGGTCAATGAATCATACCCATGGATCGAGAAGCAGATTGTTAAAGTACCCTTGTTCGAACCATGGCAAAAAGCGGTTCATGACGGTCTACTGGATGTCGGGGTTTCACCTGATAACGGGTTCACATATGACCATTTGTATGGAACGAAGGTTGGTGGAACCATTTTTGACCAGTATGGTCGTCGACACACTGCAGCTGAGTTATTATCCTCCGCAAACCCTCAAAACATAGATGTTTTGATTCACGCAAGAGCTCAGAGGATCATGTTTGACACAACCG GGAAAAAACCGAGGGCGGTTGGAGTGGTTTTTAAAGACGAAAACGGGGTTGAACACGAGGCGTTTATATCTAGGAGGCGAGGTAGCGAGGTGATTCTGACGTGTGGAGCCATAGGTAGTCCGCAACTACTATTGCTTAGTGGGATCGGACCAAAAGCCGATCTTGAGAAACTTAACATTTCTGTGGTTCACGACAACAGATTTGTGGGAAAAGATATGTCGGATAATCCTATGAATGCAATTTATGTTCCTTTCAATAAACCAGTGAAACAATCACTTATTGAAACGGTCGGGATTACAAACAAGGGCGTGTACATTGAAGCTAGTAGCGGTTATGGTCAATCCAAAGACAGTATTACTTGCCATCATGGTATCGCTTCGGCTGAG ATTGGACAACTCTCTACTATTCCTCCAAAACAAAGAACACGTGAAGCGATCGAATCATACAAACGAAACAAGAAGGACATTCCATATGAAGCATTTCATGGAGGTTTTATCTTGTCAAAAATTGCTTTCCCCAAGTCAAAGGGCGAGCTCAAACTGATCAACACCAATGCTGACGACAACCCATTCGTCACATTTAACTATTTTAGCCACAAAGAAGATGTAAAAGCGTGTGTTAATGGGATTCGAATAATGGAGAAACTAGTGAGGTCTGAACCTTTTTTGAATTTCACTCAGTGTGACAGCAAAACTGTTGACAAGTTGCTGAACATGAGCGTGACTGCCAATGTGAACTTGATACCGAGACACACAAACGATACAGAGTCACTAGAGCAGTTTTGTAGAGACACGGTGATCACCATTTGGCATTATCATGGTGGGTGCCATGTGGATCAGGTGGTGAACAAAGATTATGAGGTTATGGGTGTTCATAGGCTTAGAGTTGTTGACACCTCTACTTTGGACCAGTCACCGGGCACCAATCCTCAAGCCACGGTTATGATGATGGGAAG GTACATGGGAGTGAAGATTTTAAGAGAAAGGGTTGCCAAAACAAAAGCGAAAGGACTGCAGAGATAG